A single window of Zea mays cultivar B73 chromosome 10, Zm-B73-REFERENCE-NAM-5.0, whole genome shotgun sequence DNA harbors:
- the LOC109943153 gene encoding skin secretory protein xP2 produces MALSPSAQATSPLARQLLRHVSSGLVAAAFHRPAPAISLPSAPRGADDVALAASHHQRLWPAPSPKGRPGAPRQGSGGQVHHAAPAMATIASVVTPPTNALTAATTHVVTRGPARPGLPAQGGGGKTHGAPAAAKARAVMRGPAPPARPKEGSGGKVHVVSPAAMSSASVLMRGPAPPGHPAEGAGGRGGSIHAIAS; encoded by the coding sequence ATGGCGTTGTCGCCGTCTGCGCAAGCGACAAGCCCGCTCGCGCGCCAGCTGCTGCGCCACGTGTCGTCCGGCCTGGTCGCCGCCGCCTTCCACCGCCCAGCTCCAGCCATCAGTCTGCCAAGCGCGCCGCGGGGAGCGGACGACGTGGCCCTGGCGGCGTCTCACCACCAGCGGCTCTGGCCCGCTCCGTCACCGAAAGGGCGCCCCGGAGCCCCGAGGCAGGGGAGCGGCGGGCAAGTCCACCACGCAGCTCCGGCGATGGCGACGATAGCAAGCGTAGTTACGCCGCCCACGAACGCCCTGACGGCGGCGACCACGCACGTGGTGACGCGAGGACCCGCCCGGCCTGGTCTCCCGGCACAAGGCGGCGGTGGCAAAACGCATGGCGCACCGGCGGCGGCGAAAGCGCGCGCGGTTATGCGAGGACCTGCTCCGCCGGCCCGCCCTAAGGAAGGCAGCGGCGGAAAGGTTCATGTCGTGTCCCCGGCGGCGATGTCGAGCGCAAGCGTGCTTATGCGAGGGCCCGCACCGCCTGGTCACCCGGCAGAAGGCGCCGGCGGCCGTGGTGGAAGCATCCACGCTATCGCTTCTTGA